The region CCGGGATCGGCGTGATCCTTGATTGGGTTCCGGCGCATTTTCCAACCGATGAACACGGCCTGGGCCGTTTCGACGGCACTGCGCTCTATGAATATGAGCATCCCTTCGAGGGCTTTCACCAGGACTGGGATACTTACATCTATAACCTTGGACGAACCGAAGTGCATGGCTTCATGCTGGCTTCCGCGCTGCATTGGTTACGTCAGTTTCATATCGATGCGCTGCGCGTGGATGCCGTAGCGTCGATGCTTTACCGCGATTATTCACGCAAGGACGGTGAGTGGATCCCGAACAAGTATGGCGGCCGTGAAAACCTTGAGGTGATCGACTTCCTGCGCCATCTCAACGATGTGGTCGGCACCGAGGTGCCTGGCGCGCTGGTGATCGCCGAAGAGTCCACGGCCTTCCCGGGCGTGACCCATCCGACGCGGGAAGGGGGGCTCGGCTTTTCCTATAAATGGAACATGGGCTGGATGCACGACTCGCTGAAATACATGGCTGAGGAAACCGTCCACAGACGTTACCACCATCATCAGCTGACCTTCGGGTTGCTGTATGCCTTTACCGAGCAGTTCATTCTGCCGATTTCCCACGACGAAGTGGTCCACGGCAAAAAATCCCTGCTGGACAAGATGCCCGGCGACCGCTGGCAGAAGTTTGCCAACCTGCGGCTCTACCTGAGCTTCATGTGGACGCATCCCGGTAAGAAGCTGCTGTTCATGGGCTGCGAATTCGGCTCCTGGCGCGAATGGAACCACGACCATGAGTTGGATTGGTATCTGCTGCGTTATCACGAGCACCAGGGCGTCCAGACGCTCATGAAAGAGCTGAATCGCATCTACCGGGAGGAACCGGCCATGCATCAGCTGGATGGCAAGGAAGCGGGTTTTCAGTGGCTGATCGGGGATGACGAAAGCAACAGCGTCTATGCCTGGCTGCGTAAGGGCGAAGCGGGCGTGCCCTTGCTGGTGGTGCATAACTTTACGCCGGTGCCGCGCAACAACTACCGGATCGGCGTGCCGTTGGAAGGAGCCTGGACAGTGCTGCTCAACAGTGACGGCGAGCAGTATGCGGGCTCAAACGCCGGCTGCGCCACGGAGACCATGACCGAAGATCAGGTCGCCCATGGTCAGCCTGTGTCACTGGTACTGGATCTTCCGCCGTTAGGCACGCTGATCCTGCGTCCGCAGTCGGGCGACATCGTCTGACGACTCTGCACCCTGCGGGTCGGGCTCGTCAGTCCCGGCCTGCTTGCGCAGGGTTTTGGCGCGTTTCTCGATTACCAGATACATGATCAGCGCGATGGATAACGGGAATAGAAAGTAGATAGCCCGGTAACCGATCAGCGCCGCCAGCAGGGTGCCTGCCGGGATCTGGTGCTGAAGCAGCGCCAGAAAGACCGCCTCCAGTACGCCCAGTCCGGCCGGAATGTGCGTCACCACCCCGGCAATACTGCTCACCATCAGAATGCCCAGAATGGACGGAAAGAACGCTTCTTCGGGCAGCAACATATAGATCAGAGCCGCCATCAGCGACCAGTTGACCGCACCGAGCGTGGCTTGCATCAACGCGAGACGAAGCGAAGGAAGTTCGATCTCGTGGTCACGCCATTTCCAGGTGCGTTTGGATGAAAACCGGCAGGCCAGAAGGTATGCCAGCGACACTGCCAGCAAGGCGAAGCCGATCAGCTGCAGGGTCGTGGTGCCGATGGCCCAGTTCTCTGGCAGCTCCATAAGGCGCAGCGAGAACACCGAGCCGGCAAGGATCATGTAACCCACCCAATTGGCCAGCAGGCTGATGCTCAGCACGCGCGTTACCGTCGCAACACTCAATCCCAGTCTGGAATAAAGCCGATAGCGCAAGGCGATACCTCCCACCCAGGCGCCAAGATTGAGATTGAAGGCATAGCAGACAAAGGCCGTCGGCAGCACTTGCGTGACTTTAAGTTTGTGCCCGGTGTAATAGCGCCCGAGCAGATCGTAGCTGCTGAACACCAGATAGCTGACCAGCGTGATACCGGCACCTGCCAGCAGCGTGGGCAGGCTATAGCTCTGCAGGGCGTCCTTTACTTCCTGCCATTCGACATTCTTGATCATGTTGAACAACAGAACCGGGATCACGATGAAAAAGAACAGGGTGACCCCGCGTTTCAGCCAGGTCATTCTACGGGCGCGTTTATCGTTCTTCGGCGATGCTTCAGAGTGGTTTTTCTTCACGATGACTTCTCTTGGCCGCAGGCTATCTCCGGGGTTGTGGCGTCCGTATCGACCGGCGTGATTTCGTCCGTAACAGGTTGCAATCGAGGGGTATGCGCTGGCAGCCAACCGATGATGGCCGGAAAATGACGAAGGAAGTGGAAGCTGGCTGAAATCAGCGGAGCCCGCCACCAGTAGCCCCTCGCTGCGATTTTCAGGGTGACCGGCTGACATTTGCTGTTACCCAGTTCAACCAGGTGCTCGTAAAGCTGCTGGTTCAGGTCAGCATCGCGAATGAACAGGTTCCCCTCTAGGTTCAGCGACAGGCTCAGCGGATCAAGATTGCTGGAGCCGACGGTGCACCATTCCTTGTCGACCAGTGCGATCTTGGCGTGAAGCGGGCGCTCGCAATATTCGTGGATGACAACACCGTCGCGCAGCAGATAGTTGTATAACAACACCGACAACGCACGTACCCACGCCCGGTCCGGTTGACCTTGCAGGATCAGCGTGACTTTCACCCCGCGCCGCGCCGCATTGCGCAACTCTCGCAAAATCCGATAGCCGGGGAAAAAATAGGCGTTGGCCAACAGCAGCCGGAAATTAGCCGACCGTATAGCGCGTATGTACTGCTCTTCGATGTCGTTGCGGTGGGTCTGGTTATCGCGAATCGACAGCAGAATACGCGCGTTACCGGCGCGTTCCGTAACGGGCTTGATCGCCGGCAGCGCCTCGGTGACCGGGCTGTGCTTGAGGATCGCCCGGCTGGCGCGATGCAAGTCGGCCACGATCGGTCCGCGTACCTGCACGGCATAATCCTGCTTGGCGAGCGGACCGAAATCGGCCAGATGGTCGGCACCGAAATTGATGCCACCGACAAAACCGATCTCCGCATCGATAACGATAATCTTGCGGTGTAACCGGCGGAACAGATTGGTGCGCATGCCTAGCAGGCGCGGGCGCGGATCAAACATCTGCATGACAATACCGGCTGCGGCGAGCTCGGCAATATAGTCCCTGCTCAGTTCTGCAGTACCGTAACCGTCGACGATCATCTCCACGTGAACGCCACGGGAAGCAGCCTCGATCAGCGCTTCCTTCAGATCCCGCCCTACCTTGTCATCAAAAACGATGAAGGTTTCGAGCAGTATTTCCCTGCGGGCGGCGCGAATGCACTCGAAAACCCGGGGGAAGAATTCCTCGCCGTTGATCAGCAGCTCGACGTCATTGCCTTCCTGCCAGTTGAATCTCATAGTCGTACCTCGACAACCAGGGGAGCATGGTCTGATAAATGAGACCACGGCCGTTGTGAAAGTACTGCAGGCGCATGGGTCGTTGCGTTGCGTACGTAAATGCGGTCCAGACGCAGCAGTGGCAAGCGCGCCGGAAAACTTCTGGCGGGTTTGCCGAAGGCGTTGACGAAGGCTTCGGTCATGCCGCATTCGTTCAGGATGCGGTCGGCGCGCAGTCGCCAGTCGTTGAAGTCCCCGGCGACGATGACCGCTTCATTCGCCGGCAGGCTTTCGATGAAGTCACGCAAGCTGCGCAGTTGTTCGTCCCGGTGCGTTTCACGCAGGCCAAGGTGCACGCAGATGGCATGCACGTCGCGCTGGCCCGGTACGTCCAGGATCGAATGCAGCATGCCGCGTTCCTCGGTGCCGCTGATACTGACGTCGAGATTGTCGTAACGCAGGATCGGGAACTTGGACAGCAGCGCGTTACCGTGGTCACCGTCCGGGTAGACCGCGTTGCGCCCGTAGGCGAAATCCGGCCACATGGTATCGGCGAGAAATTCGTATTGCGGCGTATCGGGCCAGTTCTGCCAGCGTTCGGCGTGTACCCGGTGCGCGCCTATCACTTCCTGCATGAATACGACATCAGCCGATGTCGTGTTAACCGCGTCGCGCAGCTCCGGCAAAATGAAGCGCCGGTTGAAGAAGGTAAAGCCCTTGTGCACGTTCGCGGTCATGATGCGAAGTGAATGGACCGGTGGGGCGAGTTGGGTTTTGGCGTGGGCGGAATAAGACGCTTCGGTCACTGCTTGGCTCCCTTGCCTTCGTCCGGCAGTTGCCCCGGTACGACTTCGAGTTTCTTCGCCCGGCCCAGCTTTTCCAGCAACTGGCGGGCATCGTAGGGGGCGCGGACTTTAATATCGTTGTCGAAATAACAGTACAGATCACACGCGTGTTCGGCTGTGTCGCGATGGGGGGCGATGAGCGTGGCATCCCTCGGCTGGCGGCCTTTGACCCATAGCTTTATACGTTTCTTCCAACGTTCGAGCGCTTCGTCGGAGTAGCCACTGCTGTACAGCTCCTTGTCACCGTGCAGGCGAATGTAGACAAAGTCGCTGGTCACGTCCTCGTGATAGGGCCATTTGCCCGCGGTGTCAGCGACCACCAGTGCGATTTTCTGGCTGTGTAGCAGCTCGACGAAATCCTCATCGAGCCCCTTCGGATTACGAATCTCAACGGCATGGCGCATGCGGCGTTTCGCGCCGATGTCCAGATAACCCGGTTTTTTCAAGCGTTCGGCGCAGCCCTTGGCGAGCTTGGCTGCGTCGTCGGTATTGCGCGGCAACAGGTCCAGAAAATCCTTGAATTGCTCCCGGTCGAGTTTGAAGTTCGCAGGAAACTGCCAGAGCATCGGACCGAGTTTGTCACCGAGGTGCAGTGGCCCTGACGCCAGGAAATTCGCCAATGGCTCCTCGATATCGCGGAGCCGTTTGGTGTGAGTGATAAAGCGCGGACCCTTTACACTGAAGACGAAACCCTCAGGTGTTTCCCCGGCCCAGCTGGCATACCGCTCGGGCGTTTGCAGTGCATAGAAGGAGCCATTGATTTCGATGCTGTTGACCGCTCGCGAGGCGTATTCCAGCTCTCGGCGTTGCACCAGCCCCTCAGGGTAGAAATCCCCTCGCCAGGGGCGGTAGCGCCAACCGGAAATCCCGATGCGAATATCGCTCATTCAGCGTCTCTTTACTGCCGATGACGTGTTCAATACTTGGCTGGCGGGTCGCTGGCCGGAAAAGACTCGTCGATCGTCTCGTCAACGCGATCTTCGTCGTCTTCGGGGTTCTCCAGATTCTCTCGTGACCCACGATCCGGATCGGGTAAATCATCAGGCCGGATCTCGTCGTCTTTTTCCGGGGACGTAACTGCTTTCATACTGAAACCTCGCGATAAGCTGAACGAACTACATATACAGACCTCTCCTTTTCGGACTTGAGGGCGCGACGACGGTTCAGTTTTTTTGTGGCTGCGGCGGCACGCGCTGTCTCGAGTCGTAACCGGCTGGCGTGCCAAGAGATCTCCTGGGCGTCATGCAACGGGGAATTGATTTAACAGATTATCTGGCTGGGTCGGGGTGCTGAACGCACGCCGACTGTCAGGATTACGCAAGACGCCGTGAACCCGTCCCTGGGGGCTTGGTGAAAACATCCTTGTTTTCAACAGTTGCTCCACCCTGAGAGCCGGCGGGCTCGGTCGGGCATCGGCGTGATGTGGAGAATGCGTCCGGTTTGGGTTGTGCTATTTGGCGATTCAATCTTTGCCGCGAAGCGAGGCGACAGGGCTGAGCCGACCGTGCGATGACAGGGATGTCATCGACGAGCTTACACGGACGTACTTGCAGCGTGTCGGCCCACCCCTGCCGTCTCGCGGCAGCTGACTCCGGTAAACCAACCCAGCGAATTGCTTTGAATTTATTTGAATCGGTGGATGTTGCCGCCGACATGGCTGGGGCAGGGCGGCCATCGGCTGTCAGGACTGCGCAAGACGCCGTAAACCCATCACTGGGGGCTCGACGAAAACATCCCTGTTTTCGACACTTGCTCCGCCCTGACAGCCGGCGGGCTTGTTCTGGCATCGGTGTGATGTCTAGATTGAAACCCTAAACAAACACAACCTCGAATGGCTGCTGCATGCGTTCCAGCATGGCAGGGGTCAGTGGGGGTGCGAGACCGGCTTCGGGATCGCCACTGAGTTGACTGGCGAAGGCCTGGATAGCATGTCGTTTGCGCGCCTGGGTCCAGCGATCAAGATGAATCTTGCAGGCGCGTTTCCAGGGAATGCGTGGGTCTTCGGGGCTTGCCCATTGCCAGGCAAAAACCGGTACTTCATGCACCGCACAGCCAATTTCTGCGCCCACCGCCACAGCCGCCTGAGCTACCGCTTGATGATCGCTGTTGCCATCATCGCGCCAAGGGGTGAATACCACATCGGTGGGTCGAAGATAGGTGCGGAGGAATTCAATCAGAGCGGGTTGTCGACCGGCCAGATCCGCGTCGGGAAAGCCACCATGAATCCACTGCAGACGATTCATCGACAATCCCAGGCGCCTCAGGGCTTCGGCACTTTCCTGGGGCCGGATAATACCAAGCCGTTCAGCCGTCCAGAGTTTGGATCCGGGATGGCTGGCGCTGCCATTGGTAATCGAGACCAGCATCAGGTTGCGCTGTTGCCGGGCGAGCAGCTGCAGTAGCCCGCCGCAGCCCAGGATTTCAACGTCCGGGTGGGGTGAAATGATAACCGCGCGCGCATGGGCAGGAACCAACTGCTCGCAAGCGATCACCGGGACCGACGCCATTCGTTCCGAGTTTTTCCACGCGTGCAGCGGCGAGCCATCCCTGGTGATATCAAAGTTCATCGTGTTCCCAGCTCCCTAGGAGAGTCAGCGCTATCAATACCCGAGGCTGGCCGAAGCCTTACCGCTGGTCCTTGTGTTGCAGCTCGAACAGGAGCAATGAACGACTGGTCACTGCAAAGCTGCTGTCAAACTGGTGGTGCTCGATTCGTCTGAGTTCAGGCCTGTTGGTATCAATCAGGCACACCCAGCCAGATCCTTGGGCAACCTCCGGTAGTAAAAAGTTCACTGTCTCGTGGTGCGCATTCATGATCAGCAGCAGCGTGGCATCCTCGCCGCCCCGACGGATCCCCGTCGGTTGGGCTCGGCCGTCCATCAACATGCCGAGGCAGCGGCCGTTTGTGTCATGCCACTGTTCCTCTGACATCTCTTCCCCGTCAGGAGTGAGCCAGGTGACGTCCTTGACCCCGAGGTCCTCGTTATAGTGGCCGACCAGAAAGCGGCCCCGGCGCAGAACCGGGTGCGCCTGGCGCAGGGCAATCAGTCGGCGGGTGAATTTGAGCAATGCGGAGCCTTCGTCATCCAGCTCCCAGTTTATCCAGCCGATTTCGTTATCCTGGCAATAAACGTTGTTGTTGCCGTGTTGAGTCCGCCCGAATTCATCGCCGGCCAGCAGCATGGGTGTGCCCTGCGAGAAAATCAGTGTGGCGAGCATGTTGCGCATCTGGCGCAGACGCAACTCGTTGATTTCCTCATCGTCGGTATAACCTTCCACCCCGTGGTTCCAGGACAGATTGTTGTCGTGACCGTCTTCGTTGTTCTCGCCGTTCGCTTCGTTGTGCTTGTCGTTGTAGGTGACGATATCGCGCAGCGTGAAGCCGTCGTGGGCAGTGATGAAATTGACCGATGCGTTGGGGCGTCTGCCGCGTTGGTTGAAATGGTCGCCCGACGCGGTCAGTCGGCTGGCCAGGTCCGGTAGCTTGCCCTCGTCGCCACGCCAATAGGCGCGCACGTTGTCGCGGAACAGGTCATTCCATTCCGACCAGCCCGGCGGGAATCCACCGACCTGATAACCGCCCGGGCCGCAGTCCCAGGGCTCGGCGATGAGTTTGACCTTGCTCAGCACTGGATCCTGACGGCAGGCGACCAGAAAGCCGTGGCGTTCGTCATATCCGTCGTGGTGGCGGGCGAGGATGGTTGCCAGATCGAAGCGGAAGCCATCCACACGCATTTCAGTGGCCCAGTAGCGTAGCGAGTCGGTAACCATCTGCAGTACACAGGGATGCCCCAGATCCAGCGTGTTGCCGGTGCCGGAATCATTGATGTAATAGCGCTTGTTATCCGGCATCAGGCGGTAGTAACTGGAGTTGTCGATGCCGCGCATGGACAGCGTTGGGCCCATCTCGTTGCCTTCGGCGGTGTGGTTGTACACCACATCAAGTATCACTTCGAGGCCGGCGTTGTGCATGCGCGCGACCATTTCCTTGAATTCGCTGACCTTGCCGCTGGCCAGATAGGGCGCGTGCGGCGCGAAGAAGGCGATGGTGTTGTATCCCCAGAAGTTTGAAAGGCCTTTGTCCTGCAGGTGCGGCTCGTCGACAAAAGCATGCACGGGCAGCAGTTCGACGCTGCTGACCCCGAGCGAGCGGATGTGCTTGATGACTTCGTTGTGCATCAATCCGGAAAAGGTACCGCGCGAAGCATCCGGCACGGCAGGGTGTTGCATGGTGAAACCGCGCACGTTGGTTTCGTAGATGATTGTGCGGTTCCAGGGTATGCGTGGATGGTGCTGGTTGCCCCAGGTGAAGGCCGGGTCGATGACCTTGGCTTTGGGTACGAAGGGGGCGCTGTCACGCTCATCGAAGCTCAGGTCACCGTCTGGCGAGCCGATGGTGTAGCCGAACAATTCGTCGGTCCATTCCAGCTTGCCCACCAACTGCTTGGCATACGGATCAATCAGCAGCTTGTTGTGATTGAACCGGTGCCCGGCCTCCGGATCGTAGGGGCCATAAACACGGTAACCGTAGATAACGCCGGGATGGGCATCGGGCAGATAACCGTGCCAGATCTCGTCGGTATATTCGGGCAGCTCAATGCGTTCCAGTTCAACCTGGCCGCTACTATCGAACAGGCAAAGCTCAACCTTGGTGGCATGTGCCGAGAACAGCGCGAAGTTGACGCCGAGCCCGTCCCATGTCGCGCCAAGAGGGAAGGGCGAGCCCTCTGTGACGCGGGACGTCTGCTTGAATTCGGGCACCAGGGGCGTGGCTTCGTTGTGTTGCCTGCTCATGCGATTACCTCTTCAAATCCTGCCCGGCGGGCAGGTTATTTACTCTTGGGCGTTTTCGGTGTCTTGGTTGCCTTGGGCGTCTTGGGGGCTTTGGGTTCCTTCGCTTCCTTGGTGGTCTTGGCAGCGGAGGAGCGAGGAGCACGGGGTTTTTTTGGTGTGCCCGGGCCAGTGGGTGCGGCGGGCACCTCCACCGGTGCTTCGGCGTCGGGCGTTAGTGTGGCCTCGGTGGGCTTGGTTACCTTGCGATTGCGCACAACGGGCCTTGCCGCTTCCTGATTCTCGGCCTCGACCAGTTTGCGGGCCATTTCCCAATGCCGTTCATGCTTGCCACTGGGCCGGCCTTCGGATTCCCAGATCTGGTAAGCGAAATCGCGGATGCGTTGCTCATCTGCGGTCATAGTAGGAACTCCTGACAATGTGGAGTGGAACAAAGTAGGTTCACCGGGAAGTCAGCCAGCACGTCGGAGAGTGCAATGCTGCCCGCCTCGGATTCGATAGTGCGCTGCGAGAACACGCCGGTCAGGGTATTCTCGCTGAGCGGATTGGGCAGACGAATCCGGGTGTCGCCCCAGCGCTCGGGCGGGATATGCGGCGTGTTGTGATCGGCAAGCAGATCGGATGCGTGCAGGGGCGCGACGATAATCATGTGATCTCCTTCATAGCGTCGCGCGAATGCGATAACACGGTCGGCGTGTTCACCTTCGATCTCCAGCGGAACATAGGCCCCCCGGCTGAATATCTGCGGTTGAGCGCCACGTACAGCCAGAATGCAACGCAGCAGCCACTGTTTGACGCGGCCATCGCGCCAATGTTCCACCAGCTCCTGCTTGTCTGGCAGGTGCTTCAATGCGCTCACTCTGGCATCAAAATCCACCGGGCGCCGGTTATCCGGATCGACCAGGCTGAAGTCCCAGAATTCCGCGCCCTGATAGAGGTCAGGTACGCCTGGCACCGTGCTACGTAGCAGGCTCTGGGTCAGGCTGTTCAGCGCGCCGGCGGGTGAGATCGAGGCGGCGGCGGCAGCAATGTCCTCACACAGCTCGCGGGCGGCGGGATCGGTCAGCAGCCGGGTCAGGAATTCGCGACAGGCGGTCTCATAGGGTTCGTTGGGCACGCTCCAGCTGCTGCGAAGCTTGGCTTCACGCAGGGCTTTCTCCTGCCAGCCGATGAGCCGTTGCATATAGTCATCCATTTTTGCCTGTTCGCCGGGTAGCAGATCCAGCGGCCAGCTGCCCATCAGCGTCTGGTACAGGATGTACTCATCGGCCGGGCTGGGCGCTATGCCATCTGCCAGTTCCTGACGCAACGGAGCGGCCAATGCTCGCCAGTCCTGTACCCGGTGCGCGAACCATTCGGCGCGTTCGCTGAGAACAGCCAGCCGTGCACGTGTGTCCTCGCCACGCTTGTTGTCGTGGGTTGCAGTGGTCAGCATGTTTTCAGGGAAGTGAATCAGCCGATCCAGGCAGGCCTGGTGGAAGCTTTGCAGGGGCGCGCTGAAGTGTTGCGGGTCGTAGCCGACGTCATAACGTGACAACAGCACAGCCGCGCGATAACAGGCGGTGTCCTCGACCGCCTTGGCTGCAGCCGGGGAGGTCAGCTGCTGGAACCGAGCGAGGATTCGCTCGCGCAGCTGGCGTTCATTGCCCGGCGGCAACTCACGCAGTGGCTGTGCGCCAAGCCAGTAATCAAGTTTATCGAGGATGGGCCAGTCCGCTTCGGACAGGGCTTCGCGCGCGCCTTCGTAGGCCTGCTGAAAGAATGCCTGGTCGGTGTGGGAGCGTCCGCACGCGCCAGCGTAGGTCCGATATACCGGGAAATGCGCTACCAGTTCGGTCAGTGCGCGGCGTATCGAACCCAGTGTCAGATCGCGGGTGTCGATATCCTGGCGGGCGATCTGCAGCAGTCCCTGGGCCACGGCTTCAAGGTCTCCGGCGAGGGAACTGGCGAGCACCAGTTTGCGCGCCTCATAGACTTCGACCATGAAATCAGCCGGCCGGCCGCTCAGCTCGGCCCACAACTCCGTGAGCGGGGTTTCGCCCCGGGGGTCGTGTTGCAGGAGCGATATCTGGTTCATGAATTCATAACCGGTGGTGCCATTGACGCCCCAGTCATCGGCCAGGGTTTCGCCTTCGGCGATGATCTTCTCGACATAAATCGGAAACTGCTCGCCGAGCAGGTCAGCCGGACGCCTGTCGAGCAGGCTGTTGACCCGCCGGCGCAACTTGCGGCAGTAAGCGCGTGGGTTGGCCAGCCCGTCTACGTGATCGATGCGCAGCCCGTTGATCCAGCCCTTTTCGATCAGCTCGAAGATCTTGGCGTGGGTCGCCTCGAATACCGCCGTGTTCTCTACCCGCAGGCCGCCCAGCTCGTTGATGTCGAAGAACCGCCGCCAGTTGATATCGTCCGACGCGGTCCGCCAGCTGGCGAGGCGATAATGCTGCCGTTCGAGCAGCTGGTGCAGTTTCTCCTTGCCCTGCGGCGCGTCGGGACTGAATCGTGCCAGCGCCGCTTCGATGGCGTTAAGCGTGTCGGTATTGGCTGACTGGATTGACAGGTCGCGGCGCAACACCCGGGCGGCTTTCCAGGCGCCAGCGGTGTTTTCCAGCTCGGCAAACT is a window of Pseudomonas sp. gcc21 DNA encoding:
- a CDS encoding malto-oligosyltrehalose synthase; its protein translation is MNDLRATLRLQFHKGFTLDDAVPLVRYFSRLGISHLYASPLLTARPGSTHGYDVVDPTRINPELGGEAALERLVNELRDHRMGLILDIVSNHMAVGGDANPWWLDVLEWGPMSHYAQFFDIQWQSQDPLMHGQLLVPFLRTDYGEVLASGEIELHFDQKEGALYASHYDHHFPLYPPTYADVLQASDDATLVALSGKFAELENTAGAWKAARVLRRDLSIQSANTDTLNAIEAALARFSPDAPQGKEKLHQLLERQHYRLASWRTASDDINWRRFFDINELGGLRVENTAVFEATHAKIFELIEKGWINGLRIDHVDGLANPRAYCRKLRRRVNSLLDRRPADLLGEQFPIYVEKIIAEGETLADDWGVNGTTGYEFMNQISLLQHDPRGETPLTELWAELSGRPADFMVEVYEARKLVLASSLAGDLEAVAQGLLQIARQDIDTRDLTLGSIRRALTELVAHFPVYRTYAGACGRSHTDQAFFQQAYEGAREALSEADWPILDKLDYWLGAQPLRELPPGNERQLRERILARFQQLTSPAAAKAVEDTACYRAAVLLSRYDVGYDPQHFSAPLQSFHQACLDRLIHFPENMLTTATHDNKRGEDTRARLAVLSERAEWFAHRVQDWRALAAPLRQELADGIAPSPADEYILYQTLMGSWPLDLLPGEQAKMDDYMQRLIGWQEKALREAKLRSSWSVPNEPYETACREFLTRLLTDPAARELCEDIAAAAASISPAGALNSLTQSLLRSTVPGVPDLYQGAEFWDFSLVDPDNRRPVDFDARVSALKHLPDKQELVEHWRDGRVKQWLLRCILAVRGAQPQIFSRGAYVPLEIEGEHADRVIAFARRYEGDHMIIVAPLHASDLLADHNTPHIPPERWGDTRIRLPNPLSENTLTGVFSQRTIESEAGSIALSDVLADFPVNLLCSTPHCQEFLL